A DNA window from Jaculus jaculus isolate mJacJac1 chromosome 1, mJacJac1.mat.Y.cur, whole genome shotgun sequence contains the following coding sequences:
- the Tpd52l3 gene encoding tumor protein D55, protein MALSGPESHPPGQESEPAPLDFYSAGHSYFSAGQELDSPYQELDLDSLDEDLYAATPDAVMETSLCMLESSEPQDPTAAEQVELRSELTKLEAEILTLRGVLAAKERRCGELKKKLGQVASVGLRQNLSKSWHDVQVSNAYMKQKTSTALSTVGTAICRKFEDMRKSSTFRSFEGLMGTIKSRVGGGREFDSDCLPSPGRGSDPFSVPGSGDHPAPQLGDQQLSVLEP, encoded by the coding sequence ATGGCCCTGTCCGGCCCTGAGTCCCATCCCCCTGGCCAGGAGTCTGAGCCCGCGCCTCTAGATTTCTACTCTGCCGGCCATAGTTACTTCTCCGCAGGCCAAGAACTGGACTCTCCCTACCAAGAACTGGACCTGGACTCCCTAGATGAGGATCTTTACGCGGCCACGCCCGATGCTGTGATGGAGACCTCCTTGTGCATGCTGGAATCTTCGGAGCCACAAGATCCCACAGCGGCCGAGCAGGTGGAGCTCAGGTCGGAGCTCACTAAGTTGGAGGCAGAGATCTTAACTCTACGGGGTGTGCTGGCGGCCAAAGAGAGGCGCTGCGGGGAGCTCAAGAAGAAGCTGGGCCAGGTGGCCTCGGTGGGGCTGAGGCAGAATCTGTCCAAAAGCTGGCACGATGTTCAGGTCTCCAATGCCTACATGAAGCAGAAGACTTCAACTGCCCTGTCCACCGTGGGCACTGCCATCTGCAGGAAGTTCGAAGATATGAGGAAGTCGTCCACCTTCAGATCTTTTGAAGGTCTGATGGGGACGATCAAGTCAAGAGTTGGAGGTGGCAGAGAGTTCGACAGTGACTGCCTTCCTTCCCCGGGAAGGGGCAGTGACCCGTTCTCGGTTCCAGGCAGTGGGGACCATCCTGCACCACAGCTTGGAGACCAGCAGCTCTCTGTCCTGGAGCCATAG